A part of Myxococcus landrumus genomic DNA contains:
- a CDS encoding MgtC/SapB family protein, which produces MDERVIALRLGLAALMGAVLGLERELRGHAAGLRTHIIVSLGACLFTLSSVFIEWTLGSAAPEGSRADVSRIASQVVVGIGFLGAGAIIRDQGSIRGLTTAANLWLTASVGLSIGMGFYVAAVTTVLIALLALAGLRPVERLIRQRRICKGLKVEGAPPDGPD; this is translated from the coding sequence GTGGACGAGAGAGTCATCGCCCTGCGGCTGGGTCTCGCGGCGCTCATGGGCGCCGTGCTGGGCCTGGAGCGTGAGCTGCGGGGCCATGCCGCCGGGCTGCGCACGCACATCATCGTGTCCCTGGGTGCGTGCCTCTTCACGCTGTCCAGCGTCTTCATCGAGTGGACGCTGGGCAGCGCCGCCCCGGAGGGCTCGCGCGCGGACGTCAGCCGCATCGCCAGCCAGGTGGTGGTGGGCATCGGCTTCCTGGGTGCGGGCGCCATCATCCGCGACCAGGGGAGCATCCGGGGCCTGACGACGGCGGCGAACCTGTGGCTCACCGCGTCCGTGGGGCTCAGCATCGGCATGGGCTTCTACGTGGCCGCCGTCACCACCGTGCTCATCGCCCTGCTCGCGCTCGCGGGCCTGCGCCCCGTGGAGCGGCTCATCCGCCAGCGCCGCATCTGCAAGGGCCTGAAGGTGGAGGGAGCCCCTCCCGACGGCCCCGACTGA